One segment of Anastrepha obliqua isolate idAnaObli1 chromosome 3, idAnaObli1_1.0, whole genome shotgun sequence DNA contains the following:
- the LOC129240066 gene encoding uncharacterized protein LOC129240066: MVSNKCIFFYITLFSSLYTLGNTHPLLEEVEQDDNYAAVYLVDEQNWPEGYHILELVRLPRSASSSQESSQENKRGRVELKYEDTPERGREATLKYNHNLLRSDDDSYSIDAYAQGRRNYDWNQNDFQGGLEGRWNFKG, encoded by the coding sequence ATGGTTAGCAACAAGTGCATCTTTTTTTACATCACACTTTTCTCGAGCCTCTACACCCTTGGCAATACCCATCCACTGCTGGAGGAGGTGGAACAGGACGATAATTACGCAGCTGTTTATTTAGTGGATGAACAGAATTGGCCTGAAGGGTATCATATTTTGGAGCTCGTACGTCTCCCACGTTCGGCTTCCTCATCTCAGGAATCCTCGCAAGAAAATAAAAGAGGCAGAGTTGAGCTAAAATACGAAGACACACCGGAAAGAGGACGCGAAGCAACTTTGAAGTACAACCACAATTTGCTGAGAAGCGACGACGATAGTTACAGTATTGATGCTTATGCACAGGGCAGACGTAACTATGATTGGAATCAGAATGATTTCCAGGGCGGTCTAGAGGGTCGCTGGAATTTCAAAGGTTAA